CTTTCGCATGGCTAAAGAGGAGGTGTAGGCGTTTAATGAATCGTTGGGAAAGAAAAAAGGTTATTTGGGATGGATTCGTGACTCTAGGTTTGATTTATACTTGGATGTTAGATTTAGTTGGATAGGTTCATGTTCTCTAAGGAACATAATTCACTTAAAGCGATGCTGCCGTCTTTTTTACTTACAAATAATGGGCTTAAAACACCCTTTGTAAGTTTCTCGTTAAATTGATTGCCAAATTTCTCCATCAAGTATCGCGCAAGTTCTGGATCTTTACAAGTTTTCAGAGCTCTAACCCCAGGGGAGGCATCAGATCCTGCTTCAATTAATGCTTGCACAACTTGTAAAGGATGAAGGCCGTAATTCAAAGCGGCTAATCCTTTGGTATCTTTGTGATTAACAAACGCTTTTTTTTCATCAGTATCCTCGATTTTTTCAAGAATGGTATGGATTAATTCAGGATGGTTTTTCAAAGGCTCAACTGAAAAGTAAGCAAGGATCGTAGATTCATCTTTATCACGCGCCTCTGTGACTTTAACCCCTTTGTCAATCATGATCTTGAAAACTTCCAGGTTAGACCTTGCCTGAATCAATGGACTGACTCCGTCTTTATTCTTTCTCTCCATAATATCTTCGCCGTAATGATCGATTAAGCAGGCTGCCACTTCCGGCACCTTAACATATTGCAGAGGAGAATCCCCTTTTTGGAGTTTAGGGTACCTTGCTCCAGCATTGAGCAACACCTTAACAATATCGACGTTAGCTTGATCACTTTGGATTAACTTATTCAAAATGGAATGTTCTTGACAAACTAAACAGATAAAATCCTTTTTCTCGTCTGCATTTTCAATTTTGGAGAGGATCCATTCCAGCAATTGAGGATCGCTACTGAAAGGTTTTTCAGTAAATCTGAAAAGGATAGTATTACCCTTTAGATCCCTCGCTTTCACATTTGCGCCTTCCTCAATCAACACCCTCACGACTGCGGGAGGAACGGTAAAAATCGGAGCCGGCACATCGTCATTAGATAAGTTAAGAATGTCCATTTCTCCTTTAAATCGATCAATAAAATATTTTGCGATTTTAGGATCTTGACATGTGTGAAGCGGAGACAGTTCTAAACTGTTTCCAGAAAATTTGGCTCCTTTTTTAACCAGTTCCTCAATAATGGAGAGATTTTTCTGCAAATGCAATGCAGTATTTCCTTCACCGTCTTTTTTATTCAGCAAATTTTCCCGTTCCTCCCCTTCAGGAACCCTTTCAAGAATCGCGTGAAGCATCTTGACGCTTTTGACATTTGCAAGGTGGATATCGTTAACTGAATCTTCATATTTAAGCATTAAAGCAGTCACTGCAGAAGTATTGTCATACGCCAAAGCAGCATCCAATAATGCTATAGCCCGTTTATCATACTCTTCAGGAAGCTGTTGAATTTTGCCTCCCTGTTGGATTGCCTTTAATGCCGCTTCAAACTGCACCTGCTCTGATGAAGGAGCTTCGCTTTGAATCATTTCACCAAAAACTTTATTTGTCCTTGCCTGCAACTCAGAATAGTCACGCTCTTCGATATATTTAACTTTGCGGTGAGCCCAATAAATGTAAAGTCCTGTCGCAATCCCTAATGTAAAAGGGATGCTTAGTGCAACCAGTACAACACCTAAAATACGTCTAAATATTGTCGGTTCGTTGCGGGCGCCAATTTCATGATTCTCCTCCCTGGGATGAAGAATGTGATGGGAATCTAATAAAGTTGAAACAGTTGATCCCATTTCAAAATACCTCTGATTATTTTTTTAAATTAAGATGAGAGCTTAACAAAAAATATAAATTTTTATTAAAGACTGGATGGTGGATAAATACCGAATCAACTTCAAAAACCGATTTTTGAAGTTGATTCGGTATAAAGCGTTTCCCCAGTAACCGGATGAGGGATTTCCATTCTCACATGGCACAAAGCAATTCCAGGCCCATGATAAGGAATCGAGCTTCCATACTTCTTATCTCCGATAATCGGACAACCGATCGCCGACAGCTGACAACGAATCTGATGATACCTTCCGGTTTCCAATTGAATTTCTAAGATTGGGTATTTACCTGGCTTGATAACTTTGTAAGTTAACGATGCATATTTAGCTCCCAGCTCATCACCGGAAACAACTTCGGCCCGATGTTTTTTGTGCATCAGATAATGGATAAGCCTTCCCTCATTTTGCTGAGGTGCGCATTCAACTTGGGTTCGGTACCATTTTTTGACCCTCTTTTCCCGAATTGCAAGCATCAATCGGCTTAACGCCTTACGCGTTTTTGCAAACACGACAATCCCACAGGCAGCTTGATCCAGCCGATGAACAGCTTCCAGAAAAACGTTTCCCTGCTTTCCATAGCTCTTTTTTATCCACTGTTTGCCCATCTCCTCTAAGCTGATTTGATTGGTTCCACTAGGCTGCGTCAATACCCCTCCAGGCTTTTCCAACACAAGCAGATGATTGTCTTCATAGAGAATCTTAAGCGTCACAAAAGAGCCCTTTGACGAATAGCTTCGTATAGAAGCAGAGTGGTCGCTGTCGCTACATTAAGAGAATCCGCTACTCCCATCATCGGAATTCGAACTTGAATGTCTGCATGTTCCATCCAAAGCTCACTCAACCCCAGCTGTTCGGTTCCAACAACAATTGCAAGAGGCCCTGTCATTTCCACCTCCGTATAGAGGCTTCTGGCATGCGGTGTCGCAGCCAGCACGGAAATACTGCGCTCTTTCAGCCATTTAAGCGTCTCTTCCCCTTCCGCTTCTAAAACAGGTACGGTAAATAAAGTCCCTACACTGGCTCTGACAACATTGGGATTGTAAATATCTGTGCACCGATCACAGACAATCAAACCATCTACTCCGGCTGCATCGGATGAGCGCAGAATCGTCCCCAAATTTCCCGGCTTCTCTATCGCTTCTGCAACGACATAAAACGGCGAACCATCAGGAGTTGGCAATTGCTTAAGAGCGCGGCGCTTTTGCGGAGCAACCGCAAGCAATCCATCAGGGCGGTCGCGATAAGAAATCTTACGAAATACATGCTCTGCGCATGAATACACCGGGTCTCCGCAACGACTGATCAACGCCGTCTCATGACTTCCTAAAAACAACTTTGAGCAGATAAAAAGCGATTCGATCTCAAACCCGGCATCCACGGCCCGCAAAAGTTCGCGATACCCTTCAATCAGAAATTTTCCGGTCTTTTCGCGCTGCCGCCTGTCCCTCAATCGAACAACATCTTTGATTTTTTGATTTTGCAAGCTGGAGATCTCAATCACGAACCCACCTCGCATACGTTCCATTAGGCAGATAAGCTCCCGGACCCTTAAGCTGCAATTCCCCCTCTTCGAATACCCCTCCATTGAACGGATCCTGAAGCAGCCGTTTCAAAATGAGAGGAGTAAATGAGCCGGTATGACATGACAAAGAGATAAACCGAGGCTTAAACTGCGCAAGCATCCCCAAAAGAGCAGGAAGATCGCGTTCGATCTTAAACACCTGGCCCTGGCTGCCTCTGCCAAATGTAGGCGGATCGAGAATGATCCCGTCATATCTGCGCCCTCTTTTTAATTCACGCTTGAGGAATTTCACGACGTCATCAACAATCCAACGGATTGGAGCTGCATCTAGGTTATTGAGAGCTGCGTTCTCACGCGCCCATTCAACAGTTCCTTTCGATGCGTCAACATGGCAAACTTCCGCACCGGCTTTGACGCAAGCAAGGGTCGCCCCTCCCGAGTATGCAAATAGGTTGAGAACGTGATCTCCCGGTTTAATCCTGTCCGCCGACCAATGCCAAACCTCCTCGTGCTCAGGAAAGACCCCAATATGGCCGAAATCAGTTGCTGCTAACTTAAACGCGATTCCACCGATTTTTACGTTCCACGTCTTTTTGATCGGCCTCTTCCAGTGAGACTTTCCTTCGCGGGAAAAGACTCCGTCCGCCTTATCCCACTCTTCCTGAGGAAGCTTGGGATGCCAAATCGCCGCTGCTGCAGGCCGAATCAGCCGATAAAGACCAAATTGCTCCAATTTTTTTTCATGACCGCTATCGATCAATTGATAGAAATTACACATTGTACTGCTTACTATATAAGATAAGATTGCTGAGCAAAGAATTCACACTTCTGAGAATCACAAGTTGGCGCGGCAAATGATGATTTAATTTCCAAAGATGCGGCTCTCCATCTTTGTGTTGAACGGCGCACCAAACAAGCCCCGCCGGTTTTTCCGGAGTTCCTCCCAAAGGGCCGGCAATTCCGGAAACCGCAAGGGCAAAATCGCTGCCGGTCAAGTCGAGGGCGCCTTTGACCATGGAGGAGACCACCTCCTCGCTCACAGCGCCCTTCTCTTGAATCAATTCCGCTGGCACTTTCAATGCAGCGGTCTTTAACTCATTGGCATAAGAAACGATCGATCCCAGAAAATAACCGGACGATCCGGAATGCTGTGTGATTCGAGCAGCTACAGCTCCTCCTGTGCAAGATTCCGCACAACTGAGGGTCCACCCTTTTTCAATGAAAAGCTTTTGCACCGCCTCTTCAATCTGTCCGCTATCGGACTTAAAACAGTTGGTTGCGAAATGCTCTTCCAATGCACTGTAAGGCTTCCGCAAAAGCAAGTCTGCATCAGATGCGCTCTTTGCCTTAGCCGCAAGGGTCACAGAGACAACTCCCATCCCCGGATAAATGCCAAAATCTACCTTAGGATATTTTTGAACGAGTGTGCGAAGAACCCCATCCACCACATTTTCCGACAGCTCAAAGAAATGCAGAGACCGTCGATAAATCTGCTCTTTAAGAGGGAATTTTTTTTTGAGAAAAGGAAGCACCTGCTCGGTAAGAATTGGACACATCTCGGCGGGAATTCCCGGCATCAGGATCAACGTCCCTTTCCCTTCCTGAAAGATCAATCCGGGAGCAGTTCCAACATTGTTGAGCAAAGGGATCGCTTTCTCCGGAACTGCCGCCTGATCTTCGACAGTAGGAAATTTCTCGCCAAATCTCTCACGCAAATGTTTTGCAACCGTTTCATTAAAATGAAAAGATGACTCAAAAACTTCAGCAGCTGCATGCCGCGTCACATCATCAATTGTTGGCCCGAGCCCTCCAGCTGCAACGACAAGATCGCTTCGCTTCAATGCCTCCGCAAATCCGGATTTTAAATCCTCATGATTATCAGGAAGCACAGTCTCTCTGGAAAGGGTATAACCTGCCCGATCGAGTGTTTGACCGATAAAAGACAAATTTGTGTTCACTGTATGACCGGAGAGCACTTCGCTTCCAATCACAATCAACTCCACTTTCATTCCGCCTCTCTTACAGCTATCGAATATTCACAAAACTGGGGGTGGACATTGATCCACTGCCTCGCCTCACGGCCGATCCGCACAGGTGCATTAATTGTCTCTCCATCCACGACAAAAGGGGTCGGAACGGTATATCGACGCACCCATTTTCTAAATGCCTGAAACAGGAAAGTATTGGGAAACTCGGTCCCAACCTTCAGCACTTGTTGAGTCTCCCTATCCTGAAATAATGTGGGATAGGAGAACTGAATACCCCAAGGCATGCTCCCCTTTCCCAAAACCATGGGACGGAATTTTTTATCGAAAGGGGAAAATCCCAGCAAATGATACTGCAACTGCACAACAGGCTTGACCGCCCGGCACAAGGTCATTTCACCTACAGGCACCTGAACATAAGCATCGCAGCTTCGCGTCCAAAAGGTGGAAAAACACGCACGATACTCAGCGGGGTCGGGAAGCTCTTTTTTCTGCAACTGTGTGCAATAGTTTTCATAGATCTCCAGAAAGCGCTCTTTGGACACTTCAGGCGATTTTGCCGGCGTTGTCATGAGAATTGTAAATTCTCCTAACTCTTCCAACAAGGAACGCATCTCACTTGGCGATACCATCACCTGCACAGATATCCATTTCGAAGCTTGCAGCGGAGGAGGGATTGACATTTGAGAAAACTCCCTAAGATTTACAGAGGGTGTATCCCTTGGACTGACACCACGGAATCAGAATTAAAAAGGCCATCCCGATGCAAATAAATGCATCTGCAATATTGAATACGGGATAGTCATAGCCCCATAATACGAAATGGAACATATCCACAACATGCCCATAAATGAAATAATCGATCACATTCCCCGCTGCACCGGCAATGACGCATAGAAATGGCAAAATCAAAGACTTGTTCTTGTTAAATAAAATCAGATACAGGCAGAGCCCCATGATCAAAACTACACGCAAAATCAGCAATGGAACCTGAAAATTTGAAAACATCCCCCAAGCGGCTCCGAAATTAACCGCATGAACAATCGAAAATTCAACGCCTAAAAAATTTTCAAAAACGCCGACTCCATTGTAGGGATACCACTGCGCTTCATGCGTCATCCTAGGCATCTCTGTATGCACAAAATACTTCGTTAGCTGGTCAGCTGCTAAAATCGCAATCCCGACCAGCAATGGAATCCAAGGAAGGGAAATGCTTCTTTCCTGCGGAGTTTTTTTCTTTCTTTTGGTCTTTTTCTTCATAAGGAAGGTTTACAGCAATCCTTTTTCCATCTGCTCCTGAGCCTTGACAGTCATCGTTGCATAAGGGACAGCTTCCAAACGTGCTTTTGGGATCTCCTCTCCGGTAATATCGCAGACGCCGTAAGTATTGTCCTCGATTTTTTCCAATGCCCGCTCAACCTGACGCAAGATTTCATACTCGTTCCCGGTCACTTCCAGGTTAATGGTCCGGTCAAAGTCATCCGTTCCCTGATCCGCCTGGTGTTGAGAATACCCAGTCGCCTCGTCAGGTTTCTTAATTTCTGCTGTCGACCCCTGCAAAATCCTAGTCAGTTGATTTTTCAACTCTTCCAATGTCTTTTTGAATTGGGCAACTTCACTTTTCTTGAGCGCCATTCTTATGTTCCTCCTACTCTTTTAGAGATGTTTGTTTGCGCGAAGCATTACAGATCCTTATTTATCTTTATTACACC
This genomic window from Waddlia chondrophila WSU 86-1044 contains:
- a CDS encoding RluA family pseudouridine synthase, which codes for MTLKILYEDNHLLVLEKPGGVLTQPSGTNQISLEEMGKQWIKKSYGKQGNVFLEAVHRLDQAACGIVVFAKTRKALSRLMLAIREKRVKKWYRTQVECAPQQNEGRLIHYLMHKKHRAEVVSGDELGAKYASLTYKVIKPGKYPILEIQLETGRYHQIRCQLSAIGCPIIGDKKYGSSIPYHGPGIALCHVRMEIPHPVTGETLYTESTSKIGF
- a CDS encoding TrmH family RNA methyltransferase produces the protein MERMRGGFVIEISSLQNQKIKDVVRLRDRRQREKTGKFLIEGYRELLRAVDAGFEIESLFICSKLFLGSHETALISRCGDPVYSCAEHVFRKISYRDRPDGLLAVAPQKRRALKQLPTPDGSPFYVVAEAIEKPGNLGTILRSSDAAGVDGLIVCDRCTDIYNPNVVRASVGTLFTVPVLEAEGEETLKWLKERSISVLAATPHARSLYTEVEMTGPLAIVVGTEQLGLSELWMEHADIQVRIPMMGVADSLNVATATTLLLYEAIRQRALL
- a CDS encoding class I SAM-dependent methyltransferase; translated protein: MCNFYQLIDSGHEKKLEQFGLYRLIRPAAAAIWHPKLPQEEWDKADGVFSREGKSHWKRPIKKTWNVKIGGIAFKLAATDFGHIGVFPEHEEVWHWSADRIKPGDHVLNLFAYSGGATLACVKAGAEVCHVDASKGTVEWARENAALNNLDAAPIRWIVDDVVKFLKRELKRGRRYDGIILDPPTFGRGSQGQVFKIERDLPALLGMLAQFKPRFISLSCHTGSFTPLILKRLLQDPFNGGVFEEGELQLKGPGAYLPNGTYARWVRD
- a CDS encoding CinA family nicotinamide mononucleotide deamidase-related protein; the protein is MKVELIVIGSEVLSGHTVNTNLSFIGQTLDRAGYTLSRETVLPDNHEDLKSGFAEALKRSDLVVAAGGLGPTIDDVTRHAAAEVFESSFHFNETVAKHLRERFGEKFPTVEDQAAVPEKAIPLLNNVGTAPGLIFQEGKGTLILMPGIPAEMCPILTEQVLPFLKKKFPLKEQIYRRSLHFFELSENVVDGVLRTLVQKYPKVDFGIYPGMGVVSVTLAAKAKSASDADLLLRKPYSALEEHFATNCFKSDSGQIEEAVQKLFIEKGWTLSCAESCTGGAVAARITQHSGSSGYFLGSIVSYANELKTAALKVPAELIQEKGAVSEEVVSSMVKGALDLTGSDFALAVSGIAGPLGGTPEKPAGLVWCAVQHKDGEPHLWKLNHHLPRQLVILRSVNSLLSNLILYSKQYNV
- the lspA gene encoding signal peptidase II, translating into MKKKTKRKKKTPQERSISLPWIPLLVGIAILAADQLTKYFVHTEMPRMTHEAQWYPYNGVGVFENFLGVEFSIVHAVNFGAAWGMFSNFQVPLLILRVVLIMGLCLYLILFNKNKSLILPFLCVIAGAAGNVIDYFIYGHVVDMFHFVLWGYDYPVFNIADAFICIGMAFLILIPWCQSKGYTLCKS
- a CDS encoding TraR/DksA family transcriptional regulator — translated: MALKKSEVAQFKKTLEELKNQLTRILQGSTAEIKKPDEATGYSQHQADQGTDDFDRTINLEVTGNEYEILRQVERALEKIEDNTYGVCDITGEEIPKARLEAVPYATMTVKAQEQMEKGLL